taaagAAATGATACATTCATAaattatagtgacaagatttgacggaaaaaacattttaaatctatgattaaatcatgatttatcattgtatgggaaaaataactaatattgaaaccaatggataacaaattacaaagaagataattaatattgaaatcacaaaataaaccctattatccaatcattcatttaactatccaactagttttgtatagtaaacaaggaaatcaatagaagcattattacaatttacaaatcaatttctctatttataatctaatattcaatgatttgtaacaattccccttataattttttttctctcactagtattataaaaaatgggtagtcaattcaccaatttataatctcataatcatttttttttattggtttcattcggtttggtttcgggttgaTTATttatcggttcggtttggatagGTTTTCAaccggtcccaacatacctcagtccaaaaccaatccaataaggatcagtTTAGTTTGGTTCGGGTTTTATCGGTTGATTTCAATCAGTTTTATCAGTTCAGGCTAAGTTTTGACACCTCTAAGAAGACATAGTTTAGGTTAAccatatattaaatttcagatacaaaatcaataaaataactTTATATATTCAAACATACCCTACGCAACACCAACAACTATTGTACATTCACCTATTATATTTTGTCACTTGacaaattttattgaaattaaattttgaCCTAGAAATAAGAGATTTTAGactgatttcttcttctttcaataGGCCATATGATACTCCAACAACTAAGCCAGTGAAATCTTGCATCTCTAGTGAACATACactattttttaatattgtGAATCATATGCTCTGAATCCTAAAACTAAAATATTTGCATGTCCAACATTTAAGTCAACATTTTTTATGATGATAATCTAGaattttctcttttgggagGGTTTGTCAACTAGAGTATGCATTGGTAGCTGCTATCAAGGTTTTCAACAactattatttaattttttgctTGTTTTGATGTCTTACATGATGATTTGCAATATTATCTAGGTGTTTTGTgaatttaaaaatgaaaactaaaCATGATTAGCCATGTAACCCCTTCAAGTGGACTGGAATAATTGGAGCTTAACAGAATTAGTTCAAAACggttattatttattaaatcagTTAGATCTCCATTTCGACCATCTCTAGTTTGGTAGCATCCTTTGATTTATGATTGTTTGATTTGCTTTTCTTTCTAACTAGAAAACGTGTCCATAGGTGTTTTAGATTTTCAAATATCTTACATAGACCGCAAGAAATACTTGATCATAGTTGGCCGTTCAACATAATATATAGGAGAAATTTTCACTTTCAAACACTCAAGAACCACATCTTCAATATAAACAAAAAATCTCTTTACCCCATAATGTAAGCGAAGAAAAAATCTATAAGTGATTCGATAAAATACTTACGTCTATGAAGAGATGATCAAGAGGTCTTTACGAGCAATAGAGAAAATGGTTATAAGCTCTCTTCCTCACAACTTTTCTCATAACCCTAATAATCCCGTATTATTACCAAtttaaaaggaaacaaagagatatatttttgtaattaatcCCATGTAAATCCTAAAAATCCCAACAAACTTTTACCAACCCTCAGACAGCTCACAACCCAAACTATTGAATAGAACAATTAAACATCAACACCTAATACATATGTGTCATTttgatataattttttcttggaCTATTTGACAAAGAGTTTATAGGAGCCCGATTCCTGCATGCCTACTTTAAATGCCAACAGTGCTATGTGGTAGACTAGATGGGACTCAAAATTTGAGACATGTTAGACTACTAAAGCCCCCCtgctcaaatttcaaatttcttgtGTCTCAGCGTAGGTACCATGCTGCcttttaaatttctatttcttattttttatttatttatttatttattggaattttagtatatattttttgaaagatttttttatttttttatttttttttatttttttatggagggGATAACAAAAAGACTGATTGCTATGATGCTGGAGTGCAATTTTCCACCAATTTGGAGGTGGGAGGGGGGTGGTTGGTCACTCATTTTCACTTCCTATGTGTGCACTAGATGATGGAACGTATAGAATCTGTGTAAAAGACACAACACACTTGACTGCAATGTTGAGGATACCGGGGAAGAAGCAGTGACCAATTTGGCAAGTAAATTAGACTACTGGAATCTCTCGTGCCATGCAACAATACAACTTGTGGGCAAGGTTGCTTAAAGGAGAGGGAATGTTACAGTATTTATTTAGTTGAATTTTTCAGCAtattagtaaaaaaatatatagttgAATCTTGGAGAAGTAATGCAAGTAACCAATTCAAGTGGCGCTTTGGGTTTCTTGTTGATTCAAGATATGATTTGCATTCAGGAAACGGTGAAGACTTTTGATTTGTTTCATCATCTTTGATGGAAGAGATGTACGTGGAGAGTTTGGATCTTCTCGGAGGGCATCAATGTGGAGGTCAATGAGAGTACTATTAGAAGCATCTATAGGGGTGGGGTTTACTGGTCATTTTGTCCTCTATTGTGTCTGGGCATAGGGGTCATGttgttttttaggttttttttcttctttataatAAAGGACAAAGCTCTGTCTAAGAGCGATCATTGTGCACCACACATATAGGCATGAGATAACCACCGTGCTCTTCAATTTGCATGCCCTTGCGTATGGGTGCAAGAATGCTCCCGAACAGAGATCACTTACCTTATAATAAATTATGTTTATATCAAATATCATTCTTTGAAATTGGAGTAAGCTTCTAACTATGGATCTAGAGCAGAATCTTATCGAGATTTGGATTGGATTAAAAATAAAGGCACCATATACACCAAAACAGAAGCTTCCCAATAGAGGAACCAACGGGTGAGCAATCTTATGGAGAACTAGATTGCCTTGAAGTTGCTTCTTTTTCAAAGGATGGTTTTGAAAATTGTAATaaggtagcaaaaaaaaaaaaaaaaaaaaaaaaaatgtcatttgggtATATATTAAActattaaagtttttttttttttttttttttttcggtttgaTACTTTTTAAAATCTTTCTAAATTAAAATTTAGCCTATTCCTTCTATGTCACAGGGTTAAAATCCTTAAATATATGTACCTTTCCCTATGTTTCCCAACGTTTTCAATAAAACCTTCTCGTACTCGTAGAAGTTTTTAAACAAAGTATAGTTTTCAGTGATATGAGTAGATGCTTTATAAGCATCACcatgcctagtgaagtataatgcCTCACCGTTTGCCACTTGAAAGTAGACAAGTTAGatcatgtgatagaggaccccACATACATCTCAAGCAAGGAAAATTGCTCGAATTCTGATTTAAAGttctaataaaattattaaaatacaATCAAATGGAGATAAATTTAAAATACGTACTAAATgacatattttttaattttaactacttttttttttttttttgataaaaattttaaatacttCATCCTCTTtcattttaagttgaaattATACCAAGACTATATTACCAAATAGGACTTGAATCTTTTGAGATGATGGTTTCACCTTGAGAGCAGTGAGTGTTCACGTATATGAATGTACGCGAACGTCCTTAGTCCATGGATATAACATTTATTGaacgaggagagagaaaatatatgccATATCCACGAATCAGGGACATTAACGTTCATTAACatacgtgaacattcaccagCCTCTTTTACCTTCCTTCTTATTGAAAGAGGAAGACCTATGTCTAATGTTGTGATGCAGTGAGTGCGTTCCATGACAAGGAATGTGGGAAGTTTTAGTACTACATGGTTTGGGTTGTATGCAGCTGTTGAGATTATGACACTGGAAAAAGTTACTCCACCCTATAGCTTGATTTGTCGTCAAACGACATTAGAACTAATTTTGTGCACTGACTATTCATAAAGCTAGTTAGCGGAATTGATGTGGTGGGTGCACTCAATGATTAAGAACAAGGAAAAGATTTGGTGGGGTAATGTACAATTGTTGGGCTTTATGACCTTGCGAAGGGCTTTTGGATTGGGCATCGTCTTGTAGCCATGTAGACATTATAGGTTTCTTTCAAATGAAGTtgtattgagagagagagagagagagagagagagagacgtgtaGGCATGTAGACGTTCGCGGTTtctttcagagagagagagagagagagagagagagagagagagagagacgtgtaGGCATGAAGACATTCGCGGTTTCTTTCAAATGATATTGTATTGAGAGAGACACGTGTAGCCATGTAGATATTCGTGGTTTCTTTCAAATGAAATtgtattgagagagagagagagagacaactgATATGCATGCTTTTTAACCAATCAATCACTTTCAATTCTTTTCTGAATTCTGACAAATTCTGAGTTGATCAATGGATTAAGCGTGAAGTTAGGAAATTTGACTCTCAGTACACTACAGTATACAGCCTGTCAATTAAACCTTGTTATCCTTTGTCTAAACAGCTGCAAAGCAAATAATTTTGTTCTTAAtgcatgaaaattttgattgtgGTTCAAAACACGTGAAGAGATAATCATTGGTTGAAATTTCTAAATATAGATTCTGGGTGACGTTTTTTTTACCCTAAAGGATCATttgtataaataaaaaaaaaaaatcaattacaatAAATGCTAATAAAAATTAGAGAGCATATCCACCTACGCTAATTTCATTAGAAGTGGGAGGTCACTcgcaaggaaaaagaaacataTAACACCTAGAAACAATTCTGAATCTAAGTCCCTGATTAGCTTTCACCTTCATACCATCTcgggttcaaaaaaaaaaaaaaaaaaaaacctgaccTTCATTAGATCTTTAAAGTTCTACCTCTATAAGTCTTTAGAGGTCGGGTGACGCCCTCATACatcttgaaaattttttttttttattaagatcaGAAAAGAATTTATTggtaataaaaaagaatgaatgaaatacAAACTACCCAATAAGGCAAACAAGCTCAATTCttactccaccttcagcatggtCATCAACAGAGAGGAATTAAGCCCCACTGAATTATCAACCAAAACTAGAgtttcaaagaaaaagaaatcttgGTCTTCCTACAACATCCCACTCAATATCAGAAGCTATAAATCTAGGAACATCCCAATCCACAGAGGATTTAGTCGCTGCCGTGTGCTTACATCTTGAATGATCTATAAGAAACTTGCAAGTATAACAATAATTTACAATGGCTTTGAAAAAGATTGGAATGCTTCCTTCTGTAAGAAACCAGCTTTGAGAGTAGAAACGtgaaaaagatggaaaaagAAGGATAAAGATATGAATACGATCAGGTTCAGCCTGGTTGAAAAGTCATGCACTTGGTATTTTTTTCctgagtttatttatttttatttccaattgtAGAAGGTAAGGAGTCTATAAAAACCCATTGAAGGATGACTCAGAAACCATAGGGAGAAAGGGTAAAGGAGAGGTTCTTACATGATTCAGTGAGAAAATGGGTATGTGGAAGAAGGGTCTGATCTTGGAGCTTTTGGGGTTTCTGTTGTTAGAACTACTCTGCATGGGTTTGGGGGAGACCTACCACTTTAAGTGGAATGTAAGTTACTTAAGTCATGTTAGCTGCTAATTGAATTGCCTCTTTGGTTTGCCATTATGGTGTCTTGTCTGTTCAAAATCAAGCAGTCACCATCACATAGACTGAAGACTACAAGCTTTACCTTTCATGATTAATATCACGTCCAGGCCTTCTCGTGGGATTATTTAATACTCCCCATTATGGGACTTTGATCCTCTGCCGCGGGTGTGGCCGTGCGGCGAGCATCGGATGGTTCAGACGACATCGATACACGCCCCGATGTCATGTTGACCATTGGATCCTCGTCGCTCCACCGCACTCGTGGGAGAGGATTTTTTTCACCCCTTATGTGCAGGCCTTCTTTTGGATGTCTTCGTGTGTAATGCAGGCCTTCTTTTGGATGTCTTCGTGTGTAAAGTAGGGTTCATAATTGGTGGACGCCCACTAGACCCACTCGGATAGCATGTTAAGGTTATTTTAATCTTAAAACCAATTAGTGCAAAGTGATATGATCTCTTTGTAGCTTTTATACTTGATTGTTGGTGAATGCCTAGGATTACCTCAATAAAAGGCTAATTAAAGCTTAAATGATCTTTACTAAATGAGATATTTTCTGGTCATgctaagattttttatttatttatattttgtagATCACTGAAACTTCGTATACCAGATTGTGTAGCACCAAGAAAAtcttgacagtgaatgggcaaTTTCCAGGGCCAGCCTTGCATGTCCGCAAAGGAGATACAGTGTTTATCAATGTTGTGAACCATGGAACTTATAATATCACCCTCCACTGGTATAACTTTCTTTGCTTCTCCCATTTAGAATTTAGATAGCTAGGTAAATTAATTCTGTAATTAGTAAATACTGTTTTTGTAATAAGGGCATCTGTGGCTATTATATCAGTGACTGAAGGATGCCACAACTCAAAAGGACTCCATCTCAATTGCCTGCTAGTTTCTGTAAATTTCAACTAAGAGGTCAATACTTAAACTGCTGAGGGTAAAAGAGAAGGGGTTAATGTTATTGGTGAAGCATCTTATTTTAATGGAAGgactattcctttttttttttttttttttttNNNNNNNNNNNNNNNNNNNNTTTGTGAGTTGTTTATAATGTGGAAGTTTTGTAATTTCTACGATTAAGATTTTTCTATATTGTAATgcactaatatatatatatatatatttatattgggTTATCTCATAAGGGCATGAGTTACATTCTGCTGTGGATGTAGCCCATTTAGGTGAACCATGTAAAATATTTGTGTTCTAGGTGTGTGTGATCTTCTCTTCGTTTTCTTTTGTGAATCGTTGTTTTAATGGTTCCTATttcctaaaaattaaaaactctaaaggtttttttttttggtaaaactttaAAGCTTTAGAGAGGTAAGAAAAAGGAtgatgttttgataaaaaatagtaaGCCTTAATCAGTGATCGGATGTGATTGTAGTGTTGTTATTATTAATGTTGTGGTGTGAAACTGAGAATGAAGCTCAttaaaaaacaagtgaaacttgGAACTACTGGTGGCAGGCATGGAGTGAAGCAGCCGAGGAATCCATGGTCTGATGGTCCAGAGTACATAACACAGTGCCCAATCCAAGCAGGTGGGAGCTTCACATATGAGATCAACTTCACTACAGAGGAAGGAACCCTTTGGTGGCATGCCCACAGCGACTGGTCACGAGCTACAGTCCATGGTCCCATCTTTGTTTTCCCCAAGCTTGGCACTTCCTACCCTTTCCCCAAACCCTATTCTGAAGTCCCCATCGTTATTGGTAAATTATTCAACAACAAaactctcacacacacacacatacacacaaaaCCATCTTTGGTGCTCAtgtttgatgttcttgttgggtAAAATTGTTGCAGGAAGCTGGTACAAAGGAGATGTGATGGAGATAATTGAAGAGGCCCTTAAGAATGGTGGAGAACCCAATACGTCAGATGCTCATACCATCAATGGACAACCTGGAGATCTCTATCCATGCTCCAAACCAGGTAACTATATATTAAACACATCATACAAGACAATCCACCATGAGAAATACGAGAAACCAAATACGGTATTATAATCCCAAGGGTGGCTTAGTTGGCAAACCTACCCTGCCTCAAGAAGCAGATGCATGCCCTGCCTCTGTAgttttagggggtgtttggttcggtaaatcaaatggtgtatgtatcggatatgaatgtcaatcttttgatagacattcttctaaattatgtttctttctgaaaaatcgtttggttgccttgagactagtacatgtttctcgcgggttgagatattggctttcGTAGAGAACGCCTGTCCGCAACAATTTTACCCAACAATTTTATGATAAAGTTTTCTATCACTAGTGGTTGAATGATGGGTCGGTTCAGATGTGAGCCTCATCATTCTccacctctcttctcccttaTTGTAAATGGTTGATGGACCACGGGAATGAAAATATGGCTTTAGGAAAATTCACAAAAGAatccaattttcaaaaaaaaaaaaaaaaaaaaaaaaaaatttgttgagaGTGGGATTTGAACCCACGCCCTTTCGGACCAGAACCTTAATCTGGCGCCTTAGACCAACTCGGCCATCTCAACTTGTGAACAAAAAGTTGAAATTTTTAATATAAACTAAGTGTTTTGAATGTCATTGCAGGAACGTTCACGGTTCTGGTGGAGAAAGGGAAAACCTATCTTCTTCGCATCGTCAATGCAGTGATGAATGAGGAAATGTTCTTCGCCATAGCTAATCATTCCCTTACTGTCATCGGATCAGATGGAAACTACCTCAAGCCCATAAAAACCAAATATATCATGATAGCCCCAGGCCAAACCATGGATTGCCTCTTCAAAGCTGACCAAAACCTGAGTCACTATTACATGGCAGCTAGAGCTTATTCCAGTGGGGTGGGAGTTGTCTTTGATAACACCACAACCACAGCAATTTTAAAATACAAGGGCACTTACACCcctccatcatctccttccTTCCCAACTCTCCCCTACTATAATGACACTGATGCAACAACCAACTACACTAGGCGCCTAAGAAGCTTAGCCAGTAAAGACCACCCAATTGATGTCCCTAAATGTATCCAGACCCAAGTCTATACAACCATCTCTGTCAACACATTGCCTTGTATCAATAACTCTTGTGATGGACCCAATGGTTCACGACTTGCTGCTAGCATGAACAACATTAGTTTCAGAAACCCATCAATTGACATACTTCTTGCTTATTACAATAAGATCAAAGGGGTTTATGGAACTGATTTTCCTGATGAACCACCTTACTACTTCAATTTCACGGCGGACGACTTGCCATCTTATCTTTCAACACCGACGGTGGCTACCAAAGTGAAGGTGGTAAAATTCAACTCAACAGTTGAGATTGTGTTTCAAGGTACTAACTTGAATGCAGGAGAGAACCATCCAATGCACCTTCATGGGTTTAGCTTCTATTTGGTTGGATGGGGCTTTGGGAA
This genomic stretch from Macadamia integrifolia cultivar HAES 741 chromosome 2, SCU_Mint_v3, whole genome shotgun sequence harbors:
- the LOC122060698 gene encoding laccase-15-like; the protein is MGMWKKGLILELLGFLLLELLCMGLGETYHFKWNITETSYTRLCSTKKILTVNGQFPGPALHVRKGDTVFINVVNHGTYNITLHWHGVKQPRNPWSDGPEYITQCPIQAGGSFTYEINFTTEEGTLWWHAHSDWSRATVHGPIFVFPKLGTSYPFPKPYSEVPIVIGSWYKGDVMEIIEEALKNGGEPNTSDAHTINGQPGDLYPCSKPGTFTVLVEKGKTYLLRIVNAVMNEEMFFAIANHSLTVIGSDGNYLKPIKTKYIMIAPGQTMDCLFKADQNLSHYYMAARAYSSGVGVVFDNTTTTAILKYKGTYTPPSSPSFPTLPYYNDTDATTNYTRRLRSLASKDHPIDVPKCIQTQVYTTISVNTLPCINNSCDGPNGSRLAASMNNISFRNPSIDILLAYYNKIKGVYGTDFPDEPPYYFNFTADDLPSYLSTPTVATKVKVVKFNSTVEIVFQGTNLNAGENHPMHLHGFSFYLVGWGFGNFNKTTDPKGYNLVDPPEINTVGVPKNGWAAIRFRANNPGVWFMHCHLERHMSWGMNTVFIVKNGKSRPTTIRKKPRYMPPC